A stretch of the Neodiprion lecontei isolate iyNeoLeco1 chromosome 4, iyNeoLeco1.1, whole genome shotgun sequence genome encodes the following:
- the LOC107220299 gene encoding uncharacterized protein LOC107220299 isoform X8, protein MLSPILRLLGVLGVLLVLDPSLPAFGSVPDPAESEMIEVSEATTAIPKQTLPDRCLVGTEPGPCKYYIHKWTFNKARGKCRTFVYGGCLGNENRFDSEIECLHYCVGGPDHTLPPYMVTKGSVFVTTSTSTTAAPSPTTKKIPPPTFSPPKPTKPPVPKHKRGKELTFMESGHEKTFMFAQNNTFIQIDGSGIKTFQLRLCREISFKFRTKLPHGLLVYHSVKDRPDSLDPYALYVIVEKGQLKVVHVFGKKSTSLTVGEGLNRDEWHSVLVRIDVHGAKLIARVDETQEETNLEVLEAEVNYGVSEELASVVLIGGLSSEEKLHGVKYIIESFVGCIRDMVLSSGKSASDLLPIRPLIATKHENVKEGCVDKCRTRENLCFVGSQCVNHYNSLTCDCFGTKYEGERCDVYTATILTLRGSSFVSFRVYDWKDRVHSSVNRISLAFKTRWDDSALFYASGEIEGTAHYVAASIKNRSVNIELDFGHDSKIQTVMGDDVTSNHWNNLTIYHNGPLVFVSLNDESKVLEVPGENYNMIIDPEIYIGGGPELHKKKGLVSHNNFAGSFKYVFFNDKSIIYELKRSNPMVHYIGILEPEYYEADVEVIPITYPFAGSHIWWPNTKSNSLKLNFDFKSSKPLAVLASSDTKNIDGIGYWEVRLVNDEIRFELVPDVKNNVTHITSVHFPPHNTSWHAVELNYTKGELSLQVDYRNKKSKLFAMAFELGDRVIIGSGKTNMGLVGCMREIRVNDHRIEPRHVVNTERVVGEVALDNCQFVDPCKRPNRCEHGGKCSVEVDRITCDCKETGYRGTNCHFAEYRKTCEELALLGYTKDDVYRIDIDGNGRFPPALVKCEFQSIEDSTKTIVEHNLPSQVDVRSIDQKEDFSYSIKYREFTAEMLQELISHSLYCSQYLKYDCYKAPVELHSATWFRGSKGVTVDYIGNVSRGSCPCGMNRTCVNPKLSCNCDVSAGKWLSDEGYYETPESLGITELVFLQQSDLDVDARGRITLGPLECVETNTQKYVVTFTTSQSYIEVPGWRKGDIAFSFRTTGEKAILLYQPPIRSNYPSFMVALTSDYLLTFNFTLNTGQCREIEVKSRRKLNNGEWQKIWIDYNDYHVRFMINTDSEMVDLLSEEEFGPFEGSMFIGGATAEHLKTSSVRQGLIGCFRGLVVNGEILDIHSYMSVHLSEIIKDCKPSCQPNKCQNGARCVELWSNFECVCKNKWAHLGTYCETNINNAALTFTSPEALVKKNYIGNEDDEEKLLLKGMFLENILINIRTYDANSLILYANDHLNNFLHLYISNGTSIVYLFNSGNEIRNVTVDYPGASTGDSVQIAIIRTEKNTTVHVNEANVTLDAVPILLNSYSNKPWINPEKEVLAPQRPPAPPTSYFQVNLGGFDPDNLLRVGKKGEAIQGYVGCLRGLRIGEYLVPLPQLASEAYQEGSKGLIANCHMKCDAAPCKNLGICTEDFRRQESSCNCEHTSYFGENCAEEKGAEFSGESVVQREFDLDGEVNQVKIQLAFSSNDLRQRTMALLLLQTENKRSYYLLVALTSEGHLIFEEDREGSAYAVRINDRNFLNGARHSVYYERNNNTTTLLIDREAVPLSNPVLSFAAENESNLDNPGGANEIQLGGLNTTDPRFTAYKGYTGCLSNVVVSINGGAVMKPLEEYMLFTKTGSDTVRATMPAGVRSAQCAAFHVQPRGLEPPRNDSVGRDKAWVEEPPDRVVYKSQRSDETKKEQGAGTYVFIALCIILAAAVMGCIYGVCRSAHKDRQNRARDAEDIATNSQSRWQGDSYDVPAVPPTSTAVKTVGFKTVETEDEKKLNGTHHAKPLATKDYKTIPNVDTKIDLLHDKKTHFKADEEHEKKELLGVNTALVFKSPKPNPFSMEDLREEPELEECEEEQEEEDNEEISSTASNSTDRSRNSVPDDDILVRPAPMIHEKGNCSPDRKSEDPHKEDI, encoded by the exons ATGTTGTCGCCCATATTGAGGCTCCTGGGCGTCCTGGGGGTCCTCCTAGTCCTCGACCCTTCGTTGCCCGCTTTCGGAAGCGTGCCTGACCCTGCGGAGTCCGAAATGATCGAGGTGAGCGAGGCCACAACTGCGATCCCAAAGCAGACACTCCCAGACCGCTGTCTCGTCGGCACGGAGCCCGGGCCCTGCAAGTACTACATTCACAAATGGACCTTCAACAAGGCCAGGGGGAAGTGCAGGACCTTCGTGTACGGCGGTTGTCTCGGCAACGAGAACAGATTCGACTCGGAAATCGAATGTCTTCACTACTGCGTCGGTGGTCCGGATC ACACTCTGCCACCCTACATGGTCACCAAGGGCAGCGTCTTCGTCACCACCAGCACTTCGACCACCGCCGCGCCGTCGCCGACTACCAAGAAAATCCCACCGCCAACTTTCTCACCACCGAAACCCACGAAGCCACCTGTTCCGAAGCACAAGAGAGGAAAG GAACTTACCTTCATGGAATCTGGTCACGAGAAGACGTTCATGTTCGCCCAGAACAACACCTTCATTCAGATCGATGGAAGCGGTATCAAAACTTTTCAGCTAAG GCTGTGTCGTGAGATatcgttcaaatttcgaacgaaATTACCCCACGGCCTACTAGTCTATCACAGTGTCAAGGACCGGCCGGATAGTCTGGATCCTTACGCGTTGTACGTGATTGTTGAAAAGGGCCAGCTCAAGGTGGTCCATGTGTTTGGAAAGAAGTCGACTAGCCTTACCGTTGGCGAAGGTCTCAACAGAGACGAGTGGCACAGTGTTTTAGTAAGGATCGATGTTCACGGGGCTAAACTCATCGCCAGAGTCGATGAGACGCAAGAGGAAACGAACCTCGAGGTCCTCGAAGCCGAAGTCAATTACGGAGTCTCCGAAGAGTTGGCTTCCGTCGTACTGATTGGAG GTTTGAGCTCGGAGGAAAAGCTTCACGGtgtgaaatatataattgaaTCGTTCGTTGGGTGCATCAGAGACATGGTATTGAGTTCCGGCAAATCGGCGAGCGATTTGCTGCCCATAAGACCTCTGATCGCCACAAAACATGAGAACGTCAAGGAGGGTTGTGTGGACAA GTGCAGAACACGGGAGAATCTCTGCTTCGTTGGTAGTCAGTGTGTAAATCACTATAACAGCTTGACTTGCGACTGTTTCGGGACGAAATACGAAGGGGAAAGATGCGACGTTTACA ctGCGACCATTCTCACACTGAGAGGCTCGTCCTTCGTTTCTTTTCGAGTATATGACTGGAAGGATCGGGTGCATTCCTCCGTGAATAGGATTAGTCTCGCGTTCAAG ACCAGATGGGACGACTCGGCGTTGTTTTACGCGTCCGGAGAGATTGAGGGAACCGCTCATTACGTCGCGGCATCGATAAAGAACCGATCAGTCAACATCGAGCTGGATTTCGGCCATGATTCAAAGATACAAACAGTGATGGGCGACGACGTGACGTCGAACCACTGGAACAATTTGACCATATACCACAACGGACCTTTGGTATTTGTAAGTCTTAACGACGAGTCGAAGGTGCTTGAAGTGCCCGGAGAGAATTACAACATGATCATTGATCCCGAAATTTACATCGGAGGCGGACCTGAGCTCCACAAAAAAAAGGGACTCGTTTCTCACAATAACTTTGCGG GCTCGTTCAAGTACGTTTTCTTCAACGACAAGTCCATCATATACGAACTGAAACGGTCGAATCCGATGGTCCATTACATTGGGATATTGGAACCCGAGTATTATGAGGCTGACGTCGAGGTGATACCGATAACGTATCCTTTCGCTGGAAGTCACATTTGGTGGCCGAATACTAAGTCTAACTCCTTGAAGttgaatttcgatttcaaaagCTCGAAGCCTCTGGCCGTCCTGGCGTCTAGTGATACCAAGAACATCGACGGAATTGGCTACTGGGAG GTTCGTTTGGTGAACGATGAAATTCGTTTTGAGCTCGTTCCAgacgtgaaaaataatgtcACCCACATAACGTCGGTACATTTTCCACCTCATAATACATCTTGGCATGCCGTTGAACTGAATTACACCAAAGGAGAATTGAGTTTACAAGTTGATTACAGAAACAAAAAGAGCAAACTTTTTGCCATGGCATTTGAACTTGGTGACAGGGTTATTATCGGCAGTGGTAAAACTAACATGG GATTGGTCGGTTGCATGAGGGAAATCAGAGTGAACGATCATCGGATAGAACCAAGGCACGTTGTCAACACTGAGAGAGTCGTTGGTGAGGTTGCGTTGGATAATTGTCAGTTCGTAGATCCATGCAAGAGGCCGAACAGGTGCGAACACGGTGGCAAATGTTCCGTAGAAGTGGACAGAATCACTTGCGACTGCAAAGAGACCGGTTACAGGGGGACAAACTGCCATTTTG CCGAGTATCGAAAAACTTGCGAGGAATTAGCCCTTCTGGGATACACCAAGGACGATGTGTACCGAATCGACATCGACGGAAACGGTCGATTTCCCCCGGCGCTTGTGAAGTGCGAATTTCAGTCCATTGAAGACTCGACGAAGACCATCGTCGAGCATAATCTTCCCTCTCAAGTGGACGTCAGGTCTATTGACCAAAAGGAAGACTTTTCGTACAGCATTAAGTACCGGGAATTCACAGCCGAAATGCTACAGGAGTTGATATCTCACTCGTTGTACTGCAGTCAATATCTCAAATACGATTGTTACAAGGCGCCCGTTGAACTGCACAGTGCTACTTGGTTTCGGGGGTCCAAAGGCGTCACTGTCGACTACATTGGCAATGTTAGTCGCGGCTCTTGTCCTTGCGGAA TGAACAGAACATGTGTTAATCCCAAACTCAGTTGCAATTGTGACGTTTCTGCCGGTAAATGGCTTTCCGATGAAGGTTACTACGAGACTCCTGAATCGTTGGGAATTACAGAATTGGTGTTTCTCCAGCAAAGTGACTTGGACGTTGATGCTCGGGGTAGAATTACTCTGGGACCTTTGGAGTGCGTCGAAACAA ACACACAGAAGTATGTCGTTACCTTCACAACGTCACAGTCTTACATCGAAGTACCAGGTTGGCGGAAAGGTGACATAGCCTTCAGTTTTCGAACGACAGGCGAAAAGGCAATCTTGCTCTATCAGCCACCGATAAGGAGCAACTATCCGTCGTTCATGGTCGCTTTGACATCGGACTATCTATTGACATTCAATTTCACATTGAATACTGGACAGTGCCGTGAAATCGAGGTTAAAAGCCGGAGAAAACTCAACAATGGAGAATGGCAAAAGATTTGGATTGATTATAACGACTATCATGTCAGGTTTATGATCAACACCGATTCTGAAATGGTCGATTTACTGTCCGAGGAGGAGTTTGGACCTTTTGAAGGGTCCATGTTTATCGGTGGTGCGACCGC AGAACACCTCAAAACCTCTTCCGTACGACAGGGGCTTATCGGATGCTTTCGAGGTTTGGTTGTAAATGGTGAAATTTTAGACATACACAGCTACATGTCCGTTCATCTTTCCGAAATAATCAAGGATTGCAAGCCTTCCTGTCAACCGAACAAATGTCAAAATGGTGCCAGATGCGTTGAACTTTGGAGCAACTTTGAATGCGTTTGCAAAAACAAATGGGCACACCTGGGAACCTATTGCGAAACGA ATATAAATAACGCTGCACTGACGTTCACGTCACCGGAGGCTttggtgaagaaaaattatatcggTAACGAAGATGACGAGGAGAAACTTCTGCTAAAGGGAATGTTTCTGGAAAATATATTGATCAACATTAGGACGTACGATGCGAATTCTTTAATTCTGTACGCGAATGATCATTTGAACAATTTCTTGCACCTTTACATTTCGAACGGGACCAGTATCGTATACCTTTTCAATTCTGGTAATGAAATAAGAAACGTTACCGTCGATTATCCAG GTGCTAGTACCGGCGATTCGGTGCAAATAGCCATTATCAGAACCGAAAAGAACACGACTGTTCATGTTAATGAAGCCAACGTCACTCTCGACGCGGTTCCAATTTTACTGAACTCGTACTCTAACAAGCCTTGGATAAATCCTGAGAAAGAGGTTCTCGCGCCCCAAAGACCGCCGGCTCCACCGACAAGCTATTTTCAG GTGAACCTCGGCGGTTTTGATCCTGACAACTTACTCAGAGTTGGTAAAAAAGGTGAGGCGATCCAGGGATATGTTGGCTGTCTCCGGGGTCTGAGGATCGGCGAGTATTTGGTCCCCTTGCCTCAATTGGCGAGCGAGGCTTACCAAGAAGGTAGCAAAGGCTTAATAGCGAATTGTCACATGAAATGCGACGCTGCACCCTGCAAGAATCTCGGTATATGCACGGAGGATTTCAGGAGACAGGAGTCGTCTTGTAATTGTGAGCACACCTCGTATTTTGGGGAGAATTGTGCCGAAG aaaaGGGTGCCGAATTCAGCGGTGAAAGCGTTGTTCAGAGGGAGTTTGACCTGGATGGCGAAGTGAATCAGGTAAAAATACAATTGGCGTTCTCCAGCAATGATTTGAGGCAAAGAACTATGGCACTGTTGCTTCTGCAGACTGAAAACAA AAGAAGCTACTATTTACTCGTTGCTTTAACATCCGAGGGTCATCTGATATTCGAAGAGGACAGAGAAGGCTCTGCCTACGCTGTTCGCATCAACGACAGAAACTTTTTGAATGGCGCAAGGCACAGTGTTTACTACGAGAGAAATAATAACACGACAACGCTGCTG ATCGACAGGGAGGCGGTTCCGTTGTCAAATCCAGTTTTGAGTTTCGCCGCGGAGAATGAGTCAAATCTGGATAATCCTGGAGGAGCGAATGAAATACAATTGGGCGGTTTGAACACCACAGATCCCAGATTCACCGCTTACAAGGGATACACCGGTTGTCTTAGCA ATGTCGTTGTGTCGATAAATGGTGGCGCTGTTATGAAACCACTCGAGGAATACATGCTGTTCACCAAAACTGGTAGCGATACTGTCAGGGCCACAATGCCAGCTGGTGTTCGAAGCGCTCAGTGCGCCGCTTTTCACGTACAACCCAGAGGTCTCGAACCCCCAAGGAACGATAGCGTG GGTCGAGATAAGGCTTGGGTCGAGGAACCTCCGGATCGCGTTGTTTACAAATCCCAACGCTCCGACGAAACGAAGAAGGAACAGGGCGCAGGGACTTACGTCTTTATTGCGCTGTGCATTATCCTCGCTGCTGCGGTGATGGGCTGTATTTATGGGGTTTGTAGAAGTGCCCATAAAGACAGACAGAACAGGGCCAGAGACGCCGAGGATATTGCAACTAATTCGCAATCAAGGTGGCAAGGCGATTCCTATGATGTTCCGGCCGTCCCTCCCACCTCGACAGCCGTAAAAACCGTCGGTTTTAAGACCGTCGAAACGgaggatgagaaaaaattgaacggtACACATCACGCCAAGCCATTGGCGACAAAGGATTATAAAACCATACCAAATGTCGATACGAAAATCGACTTGTTGCACGACAAGAAAACGCATTTCAAAG cagatgAGGAACACGAAAAGAAAGAACTGCTCGGGGTAAATACCGCCCTGGTCTTTAAATCTCCGAAACCAAATCCATTC